In one window of Desulfatiglans anilini DSM 4660 DNA:
- the leuS gene encoding leucine--tRNA ligase: MKYNPQDLEVKWQERWEREGLFKVAEDPSREKYYLLEMFPYPSGKIHMGHVRNYTIGDVVARYKRMSGKNVLHPMGWDAFGLPAENAAIENDTHPARWTYSNIEAMKTQLKRMGFSYDWNREIATCDPSYYRWEQLVFLKMLEKGLAYKKRTLVNWCPKCQSVLANEQVENGCCWRHTDQEVVLKEMDSWFLRITAYADEILDACDRLTGWPERVLTMQRNWIGKSYGAIIRFPMADSDEVIEVFTTRQDTVFGATFLCFAPEHPMVREMVKGLPEEPEVLAFVEKTLKMEKYMRTADFTAKEGVFTGRYCLNPVTGDRIPIYVANFVLFDYGTGAIMAVPTHDQRDFEFAKKYGLPLKVVIRPPDREISAETMTEAYVDEGILVHSGPFDGQGNLEALERIAEYLEERGKGHKTVNFRLRDWNISRQRYWGAPIPVIYCEACGMVPVPEEDLPVVLPLDVNMRPNGGSPLPFEPSFCEATCPKCKGKARRETDTMDTFVESSWYFDRYACPDYDQGVLDTGRVAYWMPVDQYIGGIEHAILHLLYSRFYTRVLRDLGYLSVDEPFTNLLTQGMVCKEIQSCPQHGYLYPYEVEDGRCRRCGSEIVTGNTLKMSKSKKNVVDPQVLIDQYGADTVRMFCLFASPPERDLEWNDQGVEGSYRFLNRVWRLVVDNLDALRGVSAYDGKAPLEGGLKDLRRKTHWTIRKVSSDVEDRFHFNTAIAAVMELVNDLGSFLNDPPPPGDPAWPVLREGVDAVIVLLSPVVPHITEELWHRLGHETPLLETPWPAYDPDALTVESRLVVFQVNGKVRNRREVPASLTDGDLKEMALADERVQQFVAGKPVKKVVVVQGKLVNVVV, translated from the coding sequence ATGAAGTACAATCCCCAAGACCTCGAAGTCAAATGGCAGGAACGCTGGGAACGAGAAGGGCTGTTCAAGGTCGCAGAAGACCCCTCTCGTGAAAAATATTATCTGCTCGAGATGTTTCCGTATCCCTCGGGCAAGATCCACATGGGGCACGTCCGCAACTACACGATCGGCGATGTCGTGGCGCGCTACAAGCGGATGAGCGGGAAGAACGTGCTCCATCCGATGGGGTGGGACGCCTTCGGGCTGCCGGCCGAGAACGCCGCCATCGAAAACGACACGCATCCGGCCCGCTGGACCTACAGCAATATCGAGGCCATGAAGACGCAGCTGAAGCGGATGGGGTTCAGCTACGACTGGAACCGGGAGATCGCGACCTGCGACCCGTCCTACTACCGCTGGGAGCAGTTGGTCTTCCTGAAGATGCTCGAAAAGGGCCTGGCCTACAAGAAGCGGACGCTAGTCAACTGGTGCCCCAAATGCCAGAGCGTGCTGGCGAACGAACAGGTGGAAAACGGCTGCTGCTGGCGGCACACCGACCAGGAGGTCGTCCTGAAGGAGATGGACAGCTGGTTTCTCCGGATCACCGCCTATGCCGACGAGATCCTGGATGCCTGCGATCGTCTGACGGGGTGGCCGGAGCGGGTCCTGACGATGCAGCGTAACTGGATCGGCAAGAGCTACGGGGCCATCATCCGCTTCCCCATGGCGGATTCGGACGAGGTCATCGAGGTGTTCACCACGCGTCAGGACACGGTCTTCGGGGCGACGTTCCTCTGCTTCGCTCCCGAGCACCCCATGGTGCGGGAGATGGTCAAGGGTCTGCCGGAGGAGCCGGAGGTGCTGGCCTTCGTGGAAAAGACCCTCAAGATGGAAAAGTACATGCGGACGGCGGATTTCACCGCGAAGGAGGGGGTCTTTACGGGGCGCTACTGCCTGAACCCGGTCACCGGCGACCGGATCCCGATCTACGTGGCCAATTTCGTGCTGTTCGACTACGGGACCGGCGCCATTATGGCCGTCCCCACCCATGACCAGCGGGACTTCGAATTCGCCAAGAAGTACGGGCTCCCGCTCAAGGTGGTCATCCGGCCGCCCGACCGTGAGATCAGCGCGGAGACCATGACCGAGGCGTATGTGGATGAAGGGATCCTCGTTCATTCCGGCCCGTTCGACGGCCAGGGGAATCTCGAGGCCCTCGAGCGAATCGCCGAATATCTCGAAGAGCGAGGAAAGGGTCACAAGACGGTCAATTTCAGGCTCCGCGACTGGAACATCTCCCGCCAGCGCTACTGGGGCGCGCCGATCCCCGTCATCTACTGCGAGGCCTGCGGCATGGTTCCCGTGCCGGAAGAGGATTTGCCGGTCGTGCTGCCGCTGGATGTGAACATGCGTCCGAACGGCGGCTCGCCGCTGCCTTTCGAACCGTCCTTTTGTGAAGCGACCTGCCCAAAGTGCAAGGGGAAGGCCCGGCGCGAGACCGACACCATGGACACCTTCGTGGAATCGTCCTGGTATTTCGACCGCTACGCCTGCCCCGACTACGACCAGGGGGTCCTCGACACCGGGAGGGTCGCCTATTGGATGCCGGTCGATCAGTACATCGGGGGGATCGAGCACGCCATCCTGCACCTGCTCTACTCCCGCTTCTACACGCGGGTCCTCAGGGACCTGGGCTATCTCTCAGTCGACGAACCCTTCACGAACCTCCTGACCCAGGGGATGGTCTGCAAGGAGATCCAATCCTGTCCGCAGCACGGGTACCTTTACCCCTACGAGGTGGAGGATGGCCGATGCAGGCGCTGCGGGTCGGAGATCGTCACCGGCAACACGCTCAAGATGAGCAAGTCGAAGAAGAACGTGGTGGATCCGCAGGTTTTGATCGATCAATACGGCGCCGACACGGTCAGGATGTTCTGCCTGTTCGCCTCGCCGCCTGAGCGCGATCTCGAGTGGAACGATCAGGGCGTCGAGGGGTCCTATCGCTTTTTGAACCGTGTGTGGCGTCTGGTGGTGGACAATCTGGACGCCCTTCGCGGGGTGTCGGCCTATGACGGCAAGGCGCCGCTCGAGGGGGGTCTCAAGGACCTGCGCCGCAAGACGCATTGGACGATCCGCAAGGTCAGCTCCGATGTGGAGGATCGTTTCCATTTCAACACCGCCATCGCGGCGGTCATGGAACTGGTGAACGATCTGGGGTCGTTCCTGAACGACCCGCCGCCCCCGGGGGATCCGGCCTGGCCGGTGCTGCGGGAGGGCGTCGACGCCGTGATCGTTCTGCTTTCCCCCGTGGTGCCCCATATCACCGAGGAGCTTTGGCACAGGCTCGGGCACGAGACGCCGCTGCTCGAAACGCCCTGGCCGGCTTATGATCCCGATGCCCTGACGGTGGAAAGCCGGCTGGTGGTCTTTCAGGTCAATGGAAAGGTCCGCAATCGGAGGGAGGTTCCTGCCTCCTTGACCGACGGGGATCTGAAGGAGATGGCGCTTGCCGACGAGCGTGTTCAGCAGTTCGTGGCCGGGAAGCCTGTCAAGAAGGTGGTCGTCGTCCAGGGGAAGCTCGTCAATGTCGTGGTCTGA